From a single Lewinella sp. LCG006 genomic region:
- a CDS encoding LytR/AlgR family response regulator transcription factor, translating to MDILLIEDEFPAYKRLQHLLSSQLPTANISEQIESVSGAVNYLQNRPTPTLIFMDIQLADGLSFSIFEQYEIQSPVIFTTAFDQYALKAFKVHSIDYLLKPIEEEALEIALNKYQKFYQVKNQLPAQALQQLVQQMQRPSYRERFLIKAGNSLSYLSINEIAFFYSDQSLVFAKKSNGKQHHLDTTLDQLEKELDPTHFFRVSRKLIVHLNAIQKIDPYFNGRLLLSLVHATDFQATVSRDRVNDFKAWLDR from the coding sequence ATGGATATTTTATTAATTGAAGACGAATTCCCGGCCTACAAACGCTTGCAGCATTTACTCTCTTCACAACTGCCTACTGCTAATATTAGTGAGCAAATCGAGAGTGTTTCAGGCGCCGTAAACTACCTCCAAAACAGGCCTACTCCTACCCTCATTTTTATGGACATCCAACTAGCAGATGGCCTTAGTTTCTCTATTTTTGAGCAGTATGAAATTCAAAGTCCAGTGATCTTTACTACGGCGTTTGACCAATACGCGCTAAAAGCATTCAAGGTTCATAGCATTGATTATTTATTGAAACCCATAGAAGAGGAGGCACTGGAAATAGCGCTAAACAAATATCAAAAGTTCTACCAAGTAAAAAACCAACTGCCGGCGCAAGCGCTCCAGCAGTTGGTTCAGCAGATGCAGCGCCCGAGCTATCGGGAGCGCTTTTTGATAAAAGCAGGCAACTCTTTAAGCTACCTTAGTATCAATGAAATTGCTTTTTTCTATTCGGATCAAAGCCTCGTTTTTGCTAAAAAAAGCAATGGCAAACAACATCATTTAGATACTACACTTGACCAACTGGAAAAAGAGCTTGATCCTACTCACTTCTTCCGGGTTAGTCGTAAACTCATTGTCCACCTCAATGCCATTCAGAAGATTGACCCCTATTTCAATGGTCGACTTCTTTTGTCACTTGTCCACGCAACGGACTTCCAAGCGACCGTCAGTAGAGACCGAGTCAATGATTTCAAGGCGTGGTTAGATCGTTAA
- a CDS encoding M56 family metallopeptidase: MKTISLFLDSSMAETLGWTVLHSLWQGILLALIVKICLQLGAKWTARRRYYLAYSALLAQVVAAVGTFYYLLPASLPEEQGMQDILPLLPTLVVLAESPNLWQQVEDFITPSLPLIVVVWWTGMVFFLFRLSVNYLWWNSLRHREHLPVPAAWEDSFQALKERMQIKSKVQLRLSALISGPLLIGQLKPLILLPVALVNQLSLKEVEAVIAHELAHLQRYDYLLNGVQLFLEAVFYYHPAIWWLGTEIRMLREQCCDDLAIRHTGNSLTYAKTLLAVAEHQRQVPSQFALGLLGENKHQLLHRIQRILNQPVKQPDMREKFAVTSVLLSLALLVSLTAGWSWPVTTNFFGEEEPALVFIDTLPQGNIRMEIEEDGESMDVTVKNGKIQQLKINGEVIPEADFPKYESMVEEKIANIPPPPPPPLPPPGAPAPPPPPPAPGAVPAPPAPPAPNAPPAPTRMIIKKTVEATRNEDGTIEVTIIEGDDKEGAHHIWVEDGDEEEYIFRVRPENKMGIIEIKTKDGEDHIFLRGSGKEDLIDIDAEDIASMNVIKLDLDNDEDMEELRQRLSKLDKEVYEDALRAIEEGRAASHEMRIIIDEERIEREVEMNAARMEERRARMEEQRAEMEERRAEMEREVRVRGFRYDSEEDWLGRQMLRDGLIEDANNYTFKLSEKRLKVNGKTLSDEQQRRYLRMYEERTGVPFGEGSTITINRKSE, encoded by the coding sequence ATGAAAACCATCTCTTTATTCCTCGATAGTTCTATGGCAGAAACGCTGGGCTGGACCGTTTTACACAGTCTGTGGCAAGGAATTTTGCTGGCGCTAATTGTAAAGATTTGTTTACAGCTAGGTGCCAAATGGACCGCCCGACGGCGTTATTACCTAGCTTACTCCGCATTGCTAGCACAAGTAGTGGCAGCGGTTGGTACCTTCTACTATTTACTACCAGCTAGCTTGCCCGAAGAGCAGGGGATGCAAGATATCTTGCCCTTGCTGCCTACATTGGTGGTACTTGCGGAATCCCCCAACTTGTGGCAACAAGTAGAGGATTTTATTACCCCTAGCTTACCGCTAATAGTGGTGGTCTGGTGGACAGGCATGGTTTTCTTTTTGTTCCGCTTGTCCGTAAATTATTTGTGGTGGAACAGTTTGCGTCATCGCGAGCATTTGCCGGTACCTGCGGCGTGGGAGGATAGCTTTCAAGCCTTGAAAGAACGCATGCAGATAAAAAGCAAGGTACAGCTTAGATTGTCTGCATTGATTTCAGGGCCCCTGTTGATTGGTCAGCTCAAGCCTTTGATACTATTACCTGTTGCTTTGGTCAACCAGTTGTCCTTGAAGGAAGTTGAAGCGGTGATTGCACATGAGTTGGCTCATCTACAGCGCTATGACTACCTGCTCAATGGCGTACAGTTATTTCTTGAAGCTGTATTTTATTACCACCCGGCCATTTGGTGGTTGGGAACAGAGATTCGCATGTTGCGAGAGCAATGCTGCGACGATCTGGCCATTCGGCATACGGGCAATTCCCTTACTTACGCCAAAACCTTACTGGCGGTGGCTGAACACCAGCGCCAGGTGCCCTCCCAGTTTGCCCTAGGTTTATTGGGAGAAAACAAACATCAGCTTTTACATCGTATTCAAAGAATATTAAATCAACCCGTTAAACAACCCGACATGAGAGAAAAATTTGCAGTAACCAGTGTCCTTTTATCGCTGGCCCTTCTCGTATCCTTAACCGCTGGCTGGTCGTGGCCAGTCACAACCAACTTCTTTGGTGAGGAAGAACCCGCTTTGGTGTTTATCGACACCTTGCCGCAAGGCAATATCCGCATGGAAATTGAAGAAGATGGAGAATCAATGGATGTGACTGTCAAGAATGGTAAAATCCAGCAGCTGAAGATTAATGGTGAAGTGATTCCGGAAGCAGACTTTCCTAAATACGAAAGTATGGTAGAAGAAAAGATCGCCAATATTCCTCCTCCTCCTCCTCCGCCGCTACCTCCTCCTGGAGCCCCCGCGCCACCACCACCGCCACCAGCCCCTGGTGCAGTTCCAGCTCCTCCGGCACCCCCGGCTCCGAATGCTCCTCCGGCTCCAACCAGGATGATTATTAAGAAGACAGTAGAGGCTACCAGGAATGAGGATGGCACGATTGAGGTCACCATTATCGAAGGCGATGATAAGGAGGGTGCTCACCACATTTGGGTAGAAGATGGCGATGAAGAAGAATACATCTTCAGGGTGAGGCCAGAAAATAAAATGGGCATCATTGAAATCAAAACCAAAGATGGCGAAGACCATATCTTTCTCCGAGGTTCCGGAAAAGAAGACCTCATTGATATCGATGCAGAAGACATTGCGTCGATGAACGTCATCAAGCTTGATCTCGATAATGACGAGGACATGGAAGAGCTGCGCCAGCGTTTGTCGAAGCTAGACAAGGAGGTGTACGAAGATGCGCTGCGTGCCATTGAAGAAGGGCGTGCCGCCTCGCATGAGATGAGGATCATTATTGATGAAGAACGTATCGAAAGAGAAGTAGAGATGAATGCTGCCAGAATGGAAGAACGCCGAGCTAGGATGGAAGAACAGCGTGCCGAAATGGAAGAACGCCGGGCAGAAATGGAACGAGAGGTGCGAGTACGTGGATTTCGCTATGATAGCGAGGAAGACTGGCTAGGGCGGCAGATGCTGAGAGATGGCTTGATTGAAGATGCCAATAATTATACCTTCAAGCTATCAGAAAAGCGACTTAAAGTCAATGGTAAAACCTTATCGGATGAACAACAGCGTCGTTATCTGAGGATGTACGAAGAACGCACTGGTGTTCCTTTTGGGGAGGGTTCGACGATCACTATCAACCGCAAATCAGAGTAG
- a CDS encoding BlaI/MecI/CopY family transcriptional regulator produces the protein MNKPTESELEILQVLWARGPATVRSVNELLNLSADKEIGYTTTLKLMQLMVEKELLKRDTSSRTHIYAAAVEEQSIKRGLLKQFVSKTFRGSAAQLVMEALGQHQASDDELEEIKALISRMENDKNQSE, from the coding sequence ATGAATAAGCCGACGGAAAGCGAACTGGAAATACTACAAGTGCTTTGGGCCAGAGGGCCAGCTACGGTAAGGAGCGTGAATGAGTTGCTGAATCTTTCTGCCGACAAAGAGATTGGTTATACAACTACCCTAAAGCTGATGCAGCTGATGGTGGAGAAAGAGCTGCTAAAGCGCGACACCAGTAGTCGGACACACATTTATGCAGCAGCGGTGGAAGAACAATCTATAAAACGCGGTTTGCTCAAGCAGTTTGTGAGCAAAACTTTCCGTGGTTCGGCTGCACAGCTGGTCATGGAAGCATTAGGTCAACATCAGGCATCCGATGATGAATTAGAGGAGATCAAAGCATTGATCAGCCGTATGGAAAATGATAAAAACCAGAGCGAATGA